A section of the Hemibagrus wyckioides isolate EC202008001 linkage group LG04, SWU_Hwy_1.0, whole genome shotgun sequence genome encodes:
- the si:dkey-88e18.8 gene encoding major intrinsically disordered Notch2-binding receptor 1, whose amino-acid sequence MSDSADDALVLLEILEVLGACRARVSYADVCVYLSGRYELQPLLELRSLLYSTACRDPCFPATLFRERLHPPCSNRLSAAADVVSLFNLLTHTRLPPSHTNSLSSCLACVQERAHCDWLHAGGGVIAPGCKYEDSTEALISLNTGGSHMNTPARSLAHTHQRHIMQRAHSLDVPCGSTGNQESRSKHDRDVDPAQSCAQKRSIFKGEFHKLVPFISTDGSGQIQEGFREDSEDGQFISCNNPYSESAHDTNTDDVQTQSSETDTPPDAQTPYLQKHKSLDDLQSSTYFGPTVIERTYHQTPALTAKSHSLDIDSTLAEPTKHNKPGLERPKPQRPRSEKSALDKSGLTKPEFSKPSFEGSSFDIPGFDPFIVRSVRDTLKRLSGLSLDAWYDWSPDVEGVVSVATQTDLGDRHALRSLLLSEKLSIDNTDIAEDDISAIFRFLDDISMCGSMAVLPGDGGGPQEGGGAGLPERRERLGKLRRLFHSLEGPEEGVRWGVGRLLQRVTELEQRLEPISELREQLALVLSTLNRLEQRGQLVHSNSEPVQQQQPPPRAQSEGGLRPSLSSEAADGAAAKRRGLFIRNSRSNAESSSSEQNREWSVSYSKEHHLHPSRAEKHGALCKKENHPVQERKSSIIIPEVHKVPLRSSMQKVNLHPMDRPKVSWSQSELTPLDLQAPESLDFWMDEVYTPVSDTLLRRSQSLTRCSRTQGYRITAISVTATVILILIIVIPICTA is encoded by the exons ATGTCAGACAGCGCAGACGATGCCCTGGTTCTCCTGGAGATCCTGGAGGTTCTGGGTGCATGCCGTGCACGTGTGTCATACGCAGACGTGTGCGTGTATCTGAGCGGACGCTATGAGCTCCAGCCACTGTTGGAGCTGCGGAGTCTGCTGTACTCCACGGCATGCCGTGATCCGTGCTTCCCAGCCACACTGTTCCGTGAACGTCTGCACCCTCCCTGCAGCAACCGTCTCTCCGCGGCCGCCGACGTGGTCTCGCTCTTcaacctgctcacacacacacgcctgccgccctcacacactaactccctgaGTTCCTGCTTGGCCTGTGTTCAGGAGCGTGCACACTGTGATTGGCTGCATGCAGGAGGTGGAGTTATAGCTCCAGGCTGTAAATATGAGGACTCCACTGAGGCACTGATCAGTCTGAACACCGGGGGGTCGCACATGAACACTCCTGCACGCTCGCTAGCTCACACGCATCAGCGCCACAtcatgcagagagcacactctCTGGACGTTCCTTGTGGTTCCACGGGGAATCAGGAGTCCAGAAGCAAGCACGATCGAGATGTGGATCCTGCTCAAAGCTGTGCTCAGAAGAGGAGCATCTTTAAGGGGGAATTCCACAAACTGGTGCCGTTTATTTCCACAGATGGCAGCGGTCAGATCCAGGAAGGATTCAGAGAGGACAGTGAGGATGGACAATTTATCAGCTGCAACAACCCTTATTCTGAATCTGCCCATGACACCAACACAGATGATGTTCAAACACAGTCTTCTGAAACAGATACACCCCCTGATGCACAGACTCCCTACCTCCAGAAGCATAAAAGTCTAGATGACCTGCAGAGCTCCACCTACTTTGGGCCTACAGTCATAGAAAGGACGTACCACCAAACGCCAGCCCTGACGGCCAAGAGCCACAGTCTGGACATTGACAGCACCCTTGCAGAACCAACTAAACACAACAAACCTGGACTGGAAAGACCAAAACCCCAGAGACCTCGATCAGAAAAATCTGCTTTAGACAAATCTGGACTTACAAAACCTGAATTTTCTAAACCCAGCTTCGAGGGCAGTAGTTTTGACATCCCTGGGTTCGACCCGTTTATCGTCCGTTCGGTTCGAGACACGCTGAAGCGGCTGAGCGGGCTAAGTCTGGATGCCTGGTACGATTGGTCACCTGATGTCGAGGGTGTGGTCAGTGTGGCCACTCAGACGGACCTGGGCGATCGCCATGCTCTGAGGAGCCTCCTGCTGAGTGAAAAGCTCTCGATCGATAACACGGACATTGCGGAGGACGACATCAGTGCCATCTTCCGCTTCTTGGATGACATCAGCATGTGTGGCTCAATGGCCGTCCTGCCCGGAGACGGAGGAGGACCTCAGGAAGGGGGCGGAGCGGGGTTGCCCGAGCGACGGGAGCGTTTAGGGAAGCTGAGACGCCTGTTTCACTCTTTGGAGGGTCCAGAAGAAGGTGTGCGATGGGGTGTGGGACGACTCCTACAGCGGGTCACCGAGCTCGAGCAGCGTCTGGAGCCGATCTCGGAGCTGAGAGAGCAGCTGGCACTCGTCCTCTCCACACTGAACCggctggagcagagagggcaACTGGTGCACTCCAACTCTGAACctgtgcagcagcagcagcctccACCGCGAGCTCAGTCAGAAGGAGGCTTGAGACCCAGCTTGAGTTCTGAGGCAGCTGATGGAGCTGCAGCTAAACGCAGAGGTCTGTTCATACGCAATTCCAGGAGTAACGCAGAGAGCAGCAGCTCTGAGCAAAATCGTGAGTGGAGCGTCAGCTACAGCAAGGAGCACCACCTACATCCTTCACgt GCCGAGAAGCACGGTGCGCTCTGCAAGAAAGAGAACCATCCAGTTCAGGAGAGAAAGAGTTCCATCATCATTCCTGAAGTCCACAAGGTTCCTCTACGCAGCTCCATGCAGAAGGTTAACCTCCACCCGATGGACCGTCCAAAAGTCTCCTGGAGTCAGTCAGAACTCACGCCTCTCGACCTGCAG gcccCTGAGTCTCTGGACTTCTGGATGGATGAGGTTTACACTCCGGTGTCTGACACACTCCTGCGCCGCTCACAGTCTCTGACCCGCTGCAGCCGGACGCAGGGATACCGCATCACTGCCATCAGCGTTACTGCCACcgtcatcctcatcctcatcatcgtcATCCCTATATGCACTGCGTAA